One window of the Perca fluviatilis chromosome 5, GENO_Pfluv_1.0, whole genome shotgun sequence genome contains the following:
- the prdm2a gene encoding LOW QUALITY PROTEIN: PR domain zinc finger protein 2 (The sequence of the model RefSeq protein was modified relative to this genomic sequence to represent the inferred CDS: deleted 1 base in 1 codon): protein MEDSPHLYISEFGDNEDMEEEEEEEEEEEERAADDDNYIYKEETNMESDMIKSLYPDLHKHPNQDTERDWNSFPCQHCERQFTSKQGLERHMHIHALANNETHAYKSNKSNTSFGSNLGQLQHEKMKPLDSVSSVTQLHTLSPTSSNTSILSAGDHTAQPDKLGILEGHHACKYCEKIFTTHTNKRRHEHRIHEQHQQVTDLEKTQLPQEENLQRTLCEKSQQETELGDNTAPAAVVENIVEEAQQYMLDVSSNISENLSFYIDGKIVSTSTVSSCEAAEVHSGSSAIVGLDALILDPTQISQVLNTDSVTGKEIPGQPLAKRRTATPPLLPQIKTELESEAVVSSSSSSLVSSLIENLHPQNTESTVAQKERTVFLSPKLKQLLEKQDGLKPTLALIADGQKPCSPVSLAALPAGSGRFKRRTGSPPSSPQQNPTSKEETPDTGYCDAASTGQMETQHSSPLHQTANVEDDTTPPVEEPTLTPILTESWPPATGGNSCNQQPLDLSNTVKSNGDVASADAVLDLSLQKKTLGDTEPTLNLVSQAILKEGKSCVVETALMNIGEQNVSLGNLETPLVTDFTIFTGPDMMTQLEPVAEGLVYGLALPSDSLTPSPASLPPTPVALQPASPCTIAFASPASHTALPTAPSLITVLAPPHISNPSSQPIQVLAPNISSEPLVICTENALHFSECDLTTAFATANSANPVTLSQSFDPNLNLPGHVFLSDPLALNPPIAESTPMSEVPFTPTVTLTDSLINSYNITSNTVLIECTIALEAPGSIVPAAVTLQENTAEPPAPTQMVVNHIEQQQIVSMPNPQTVDPTILMSSISESVTLSTTASVISDCPTVGESSPDPEPVVNTESPTIKEEEPADSTVSIPEISSKTSPSSEKAVEDESLNNIPSDAQQQTFTKNFICNVCDNLFHSMKELSHHVGDHADEWPYKCEFCVLLFSKPSALLDHRLSLHGVGKTYVCSACAKEFVYLCNLKQHQEELHPGQQCTYTEDEKGKLRPQNYNNSTKVHTQPLVPDAAEEPRKVVKKEEGEVDVAAEELFTTIKMMASDGAKAKGPDVRLGINQHYPSFKPPPFPYHNRSPAGSVASATNFTTHNIPQTFSTAIRCTKCGKSFDNMPELHKHILACANASDKRRYTPKRNPIPLRHFAKTQNGVLSTTNSTNGLNASNRPSQSNRSKPNQESPVNVKFKVLNKKKKKLVQRVMPQRNKPVPSSNKMSPAQVDEHQEIFVCPHCSREFTMRRSRTKHMAVCPKKPKEVKKRKEGGISVTKENNRHLHRGVEEKQQASPQHKTRLQTSGPAKRSAILPVQTVFSNKRSKIIIKESTQPKQETPTLNELPIVRTFNPSMRQYSRVQHNVKGIPIKITIVKPQRAAPQKDELPPAQNREEATGAVPNSSEQSPTA from the exons ATGGAGGACTCGCCTCACTTGTACATCTCTGAATTTGGAGACAATGAGGatatggaggaggaagaggaggaggaggaggaggaggaa gagcgAGCAGCGGACGACGACAACTACATTTATAAAGAGGAAACTAACATGGAATCAGACATGATTAAGTCACTGTACCCAGATCTCCATAAACATCCAAACCAGGATACTGAGAGAGACTGGAACTCTTTTCCCTGCCAGCACTGTGAGAGACAATTTACCAGCAAACAAGGCTTAGAACGACACATGCACATCCACGCTTTGGCGAACAATGagacacacgcatacaaaaGCAATAAGAGCAACACATCTTTTGGTTCAAATCTGGGTCAGCTGCAGCATGAGAAGATGAAGCCTCTGGATTCAGTAAGCTCAGTCACGCAGCTTCATACTCTATCCCCCACTAGCTCTAACACTTCCATTTTGTCGGCTGGTGACCACACTGCTCAGCCAGACAAACTGGGAATATTAGAGGGGCATCATGCTTGCAAGTACTGTGAAAAGATATTCACTACACATACCAACAAGCGACGACATGAGCACAGGATCCACGAGCAGCACCAGCAAGTCACTGATTTGGAAAAAACCCAGCTGCCCCAAGAGGAAAATCTCCAGAGGACACTCTGTGAAAAATCTCAACAGGAAACCGAGCTTGGTGACAATACAGCACCTGCAGCTGTTGTGGAGAATATAGTGGAAGAAGCACAACAATACATGCTGGATGTCTCCAGCAATATTTCAGAGAATCTGAGCTTTTATATTGATGGAAAGATAGTGTCAACAAGTACAGTCAGTAGCTGTGAAGCAGCTGAGGTTCATTCTGGGTCTTCGGCTATAGTTGGACTGGATGCCCTGATTCTAGATCCCACTCAAATAAGCCAGGTTTTAAATACAGATTCAGTAACAGGCAAAGAGATACCTGGTCAACCACTGGCAAAGAGAAGAACTGCAACACCACCTCTTTTACCACAAATTAAAACTGAACTGGAATCTGAGGCGGTTGTATCGTCTTCCTCATCTTCACTCGTATCTTCTTTGATAGAGAATCTACATCCTCAGAATACAGAGTCTACAGTTGCGCAGAAGGAAAgaactgtgtttctgtctccaaaGCTGAAGCAGCTCCTGGAAAAGCAGGATGGCCTTAAACCTACACTTGCCCTCATCGCAGATGGCCAGAAGCCTTGTtcacctgtctctctcgctGCCCTGCCTGCTGGATCAGGAAGGTTTAAAAGAAGGACTGGATCTCCACCAAGCTCTCCCCAGCAAAACCCAACATCTAAAGAAGAAACACCAGACACTGGATATTGTGATGCTGCAAGTACAGGGCAGATGGAGACCCAACATAGTTCACCTTTGCACCAAACAGCCAATGTGGAGGATGACACAACTCCACCTGTGGAGGAGCCAACACTGACACCTATCTTGACAGAGAGCTGGCCCCCCGCGACCGGCGGTAACTCCTGTAACCAGCAGCCACTGGATCTCTCTAATACAGTCAAAAGCAATGGAGATGTAGCTTCAGCTGATGCTGTGCTGGATTTGAGTTTGCAAAAAAAGACCCTTGGTGATACTGAACCCACATTAAATTTAGTTTCACAGGCAATTTTGAAAGAAGGAAAATCATGCGTGGTGGAGACAGCCTTGATGAATATTGGAGAGCAAAATGTAAGCCTAGGGAATCTTGAGACCCCTTTAGTCACTGACTTCACCATATTTACAGGTCCAGATATGATGACCCAATTGGAGCCTGTGGCAGAAGGGCTTGTTTATGGACTTGCACTTCCCTCTGATTCTCTGACTCCATcacctgcctccctccctcccaccccTGTTGCTTTGCAGCCAGCTTCACCATGCACTATAGCATTTGCTTCCCCAGCCTCACACACAGCACTCCCTACTGCTCCTTCATTAATCACAGTTTTGGCACCACCACATATTTCTAATCCTTCAAGCCAACCAATCCAGGTATTAGCCCCAAATATATCTTCGGAGCCCCTGGTAATTTGCACCGaaaatgcattacatttttcagAGTGTGATTTAACTACTGCATTTGCCACCGCAAATTCTGCAAACCCTGTTACTCTCTCCCAGTCCTTTGATCCAAATCTAAATCTACCTGGCCATGTGTTTCTCTCTGATCCACTAGCTCTTAATCCGCCTATAGCTGAGTCCACTCCTATGTCAGAAGTGCCATTCACGCCCACTGTAACTTTAACTGATTCACTCATCAACTCTTACAACATTACCAGCAACACAGTGTTGATAGAGTGCACAATAGCTCTTGAAGCCCCAGGGAGTATAGTCCCTGCTGCAGTTACCTTACAAGAAAACACTGCTGAGCCTCCCGCACCTACACAGATGGTTGTTAATCACATAGAACAGCAACAGATTGTATCAATGCCCAATCCTCAAACTGTGGACCCCACTATTCTTATGTCCTCCATCTCAGAATCAGTAACTCTATCCACCACCGCCTCAGTGATATCTGATTGTCCTACTGTGGGTGAATCAAGTCCTGACCCAGAGCCTGTTGTTAATACAGAGTCACCAACCATAAAAGAGGAGGAACCTGCTGACAGTACTGTTTCCATACCCGAAATCTCATCTAAGACCTCACCTTCTTCTGAGAAAGCTGTAGAGGACGAATCCTTAAACAACATACCAAGTGATGCACAACAGCAGACTTTCACCAAGAATTTTATCTGCAATGTGTGCGATAATCTTTTTCATTCAATGAAAGAACTGAGCCATCACGTAGGTGACCATGCTGATGAATGGCCCTACAAATGTGAGTTCTGCGTGCTGCTCTTCAGCAAACCCTCCGCTTTGCTTGATCATCGATTAAGCCTCCACGGCGTCGGCAAGACTTACGTTTGCAGCGCATGTGCAAAAGAATTTGTATACCTTTGTAATCTGAAACAGCATCAGGAAGAATTGCATCCTGGCCAGCAGTGTACATACACAGAAGACGAAAAGGGAAAACTAAGACCTCAGAACTACAATAACTCAACAAAAGTCCACACGCAGCCCTTGGTGCCCGATGCCGCAGAGGAACCCAGGAAAGTGGTGAAAAAGGAAGAAGGTGAAGTAGATGTGGCGGCTGAAGAACTGTTtacaacaataaaaatgatGGCCTCAGACGGAGCCAAAGCCAAAGGCCCTGATGTTCGTCTTGGCATTAACCAACATTATCCCAGCTTTAAGCCCCCTCCATTTCCTTACCATAACAGATCACCTGCTGGCTCAGTGGCTTCAGCCACAAACTTCACCACCCACAACATCCCACAAACCTTTAGTACGGCTATTCGGTGCACCAAGTGTGGAAAGAGCTTTGATAACATGCCAGAGTTACACAAGCATATCCTGGCTTGTGCAAATGCCAGTGATAAAAGGCGATACACGCCCAAAAGGAATCCTATTCCACTGCGGCACTTTGCAAAAACTCAAAATGGAGTTCTGTCTACCACCAATTCTACTAACGGACTAAATGCTTCGAACAGGCCCAGCCAGTCAAACAGGTCCAAACCTAACCAAGAATCTCCGGTGAATGTGAAGTTCAAGGTGttgaacaaaaagaagaaaaagttgGTCCAAAGGGTCATGCCACAGAGGAACAAGCCAGTCCCTTCATCAAATAAAATGTCACCTGCACAGGTGGATGAGCATCAGGAGATCTTTGTCTGCCCACACTGTAGCAGGGAGTTCACAATGCGTCGCAGCAGAACCAAACACATGGCAGTCTGCCCCAAGAAACCGAAAGAGgtgaagaaaaggaaagaaggaggAATCTCCGTGACAAAGGAAAATAATAGACACCTGCATAGAGGGGTTGAAGAGAAACAACAGGCCTCGCCTCAGCATAAAACAAGACTCCAGACTTCTGGCCCTGCTAAAAGGTCCGCAATCCTACCAGTGCAAACGGTCTTTTCAAACAAAAGAagtaaaataattataaaagagAGCACGCAGCCAAAACAAGAGACACCCACTCTGAATGAACTTCCCATTGTTCGCACTTTCAACCCCTCTATGCGCCAGTACAGCAGAGTGCAGCATAACGTCAAAGGAATCCCCATTAAAATCACCATAGTGAAACCACAACGGGCTGCACCACAGAAGGATGAGCTGCCTCCCGCCCAGAACCGAGAGGAGGCAACCGGAGCCGTCCCCAACAGCTCTGAGCAGAGTCCTACAGCCTGA